The Larus michahellis chromosome 12, bLarMic1.1, whole genome shotgun sequence genome contains a region encoding:
- the RGS19 gene encoding regulator of G-protein signaling 19 isoform X1, producing MSRHETSPTTVQPASNHRPNACCFCWCCCCSCSWNEDRERAWRASRETKLETIPNCEACAKPSPEEVRGWAQSFDKLMKSPAGRNVFREFLRTEYSEENMLFWLACEELKNECNKHTIDEKARMIYEDYISILSPKEVSLDSRVREVINRKMQEPSSHTFDDAQLQIYTLMHRDSYPRFLNSAIYKSLLQSVSRSSSES from the exons ATGTCCCGGCATGAGACTTCTCCGACAACGGTGCAACCCGCCAGCAACCACCGCCCCAAcgcctgctgcttctgctggtgctgctgctgcagttgctCATG GAACGAGGACCGGGAGCGAGCGTGGAGGGCGTCCCGGGAGACCAAACTGGAGACCATCCCAAACTGTGAAGCATG CGCCAAACCCAGCCCGGAGGAGGTGCGGGGCTGGGCACAGTCCTTCGACAAGCTGATGAAGAGCCCGGCGGGTCGCAACGTCTTCCGGGAGTTCTTGCGGACTGAGTACAGCGAGGAGAACATGCTCTTCTGGCTGGCGTGCGAGGAGCTCAAAAACGAGTGCAACAAGCACACCATCGACGAGAAGGCCAGGATGATCTACGAGGACTACATCTCCATCCTCTCGCCCAAGGAG GTGAGCCTGGACTCGCGGGTGCGGGAGGTCATCAACCGGAAGATGCAGGAGCCGTCCTCGCACACCTTCGACGACGCGCAGCTCCAGATCTACACGCTCATGCACAGAGACTCCTACCCTCGCTTCCTGAACTCTGCCATATACAAATCGCTGCTCCAGAGCGTCTCCCGCTCCTCCTCGGAGTCCTAA
- the RGS19 gene encoding regulator of G-protein signaling 19 isoform X2: MNEDRERAWRASRETKLETIPNCEACAKPSPEEVRGWAQSFDKLMKSPAGRNVFREFLRTEYSEENMLFWLACEELKNECNKHTIDEKARMIYEDYISILSPKEVSLDSRVREVINRKMQEPSSHTFDDAQLQIYTLMHRDSYPRFLNSAIYKSLLQSVSRSSSES, encoded by the exons AT GAACGAGGACCGGGAGCGAGCGTGGAGGGCGTCCCGGGAGACCAAACTGGAGACCATCCCAAACTGTGAAGCATG CGCCAAACCCAGCCCGGAGGAGGTGCGGGGCTGGGCACAGTCCTTCGACAAGCTGATGAAGAGCCCGGCGGGTCGCAACGTCTTCCGGGAGTTCTTGCGGACTGAGTACAGCGAGGAGAACATGCTCTTCTGGCTGGCGTGCGAGGAGCTCAAAAACGAGTGCAACAAGCACACCATCGACGAGAAGGCCAGGATGATCTACGAGGACTACATCTCCATCCTCTCGCCCAAGGAG GTGAGCCTGGACTCGCGGGTGCGGGAGGTCATCAACCGGAAGATGCAGGAGCCGTCCTCGCACACCTTCGACGACGCGCAGCTCCAGATCTACACGCTCATGCACAGAGACTCCTACCCTCGCTTCCTGAACTCTGCCATATACAAATCGCTGCTCCAGAGCGTCTCCCGCTCCTCCTCGGAGTCCTAA